In Heterodontus francisci isolate sHetFra1 unplaced genomic scaffold, sHetFra1.hap1 HAP1_SCAFFOLD_2182, whole genome shotgun sequence, the genomic stretch gagaatcacaacactggagaatcaaaacacccgagcatcaaaacactggagaatcaacaccggagaatcaaaacaccggagaatcaaaacactggagaatcaaaacaccggagaatcaaaacactggagaatcaaaacactggagaatcacaacaccggggaaacacaacactggagaatcaaaacactggagaaacacaacaccggagaatcaaaatacTGGAGAATCAAAATACTGGAGAATCAAAATACTGGAGAATCAAAatactggagaatcaaaacaccggagaatcaaaacactggagaatcacaacaccggggaaacacaacactggagaatcaaaacaccggagaaacacaacaccggagaatcaaaacactggagaatcaaaacaccggagaatcaaaacactggagaatcacaacaccggggaaacacaacactggagaatcaaaacactggagaaacacaacaccggagaatcaccacactggagaatcaaaacactggggaatcacaacaccggagaaacACAACACCGGAGAAGCACAACagtggagaatcaaaacactggagaatcaaaacactggagaatcaaaacaccggagattcAAAACtttggagaatcacaacaccggagaatcacaacaccggagaatcacaacaccggagaaacACTACACTGGAGAAACACTACACCGGAGAATCGAAACACCGGAGAAtcgaaacaccggagaatcaacacaccggagaatcaaaacaccggagaatcaaaacaccggagaatcaaaacactggagaatcaaaacactggagaatcaaaacaccggagaatcacaacaccggggaaacacaacactggagaatcaaaacactggagaatcaaaacaccggtgaatcaaaacactggagaatcaaaacactggagaatcacaacaccggggaAACACAACACCGGGGAAACACAACACTGGAGAATTAAAACACTGGAGAAttaaaacactggagaatcaaaacactggagaatcaaaacactggagaaacacaacaccggagaatcaaaacactggggAATCACAACACCggggaatcaaaacactggagaatcacaacaccggggaAACACAACACTGGAGAAttaaaacactggagaatcaaaacaccggagaatcaaaacactggagaatcaaaacaccggggaAACACAACACTGGAGAAttaaaacactggagaatcaaaacactggagaatcacaacaccggagaatcacaacaccggagaatcaaaacaccggagaatcaaaacaccaggAATCAAAACACCGGGGAATCAAAACACCGGGGAATCACAACACCGGGGAATCAACACCGGGGAATCACAACACCGGGGAATCACAACACCGGGGAATCACAACACCGGGAAATCACAACACCGGGCTCACAACACCGGGGAATCACATCACCGGGGAATCAAAACACTAGAGAATCAAAACTTCTTCAaccatgtgaagtattcgttcaactccctaccaatgtcctctggctccacccacagatttctcccttggtccctaatggatcctactctttccctggttatcctcttcccattgatatacttttgGAATATCTTGGGACTTTCCCTACTTTTCCCAACCATTCCTCCAAACTTGCTGAATGGTACAGCCTTTCCAGAATTTCCCTGCTTTATTTTAACCCTTTATTTCCTGGACATTAAGAGACATTCTCAATCAACCATTGCCCCTGGCTGTTTGTTTCTCACTTCCCTTCCAGAGAGACAGATACAAAGGCTGCAATGTGACagtatttcaaaacccaagtcttGACTCACAGGCCATGGATACTGGTGTCCAGTCCTCCAGACAGGACTTCTGAGCATTGGAAGCAAATTCCATCCTTATCCAAAACTGATGTGACACCACATGAAGAATTTAATAATAAGGAATGGGACAGTCTGACAGCGTCTCATCCACTGCACATTCCCATTCATTAACCCTGAGAGAGTCCCCTGCAAAACTTCCAAATTCACACAAAGAAATAAGAGCACGATTAATTGAGGACCAAGAGTTTTATTTACTGACGTGTTTTTttattaattttaaaaacattACAATTTGTGTCTAGTTTGAtggtggcagtggggggaggggcagcAGGAGGGTGACAGTTGTCCCGACCAACCTTTCTCCCTGTGCCCGCCCACCCTCCCTACCTCAGAATGGATAACAAACTGTCAATATCAATCCCATTCTCTCAACAATCTCCCACTGATCTCCCATCTCCCCttcatattcaatggcattaccatcactgaatcccccactatcaacagcctgggggttaccattgaccagaaactgaactggggtagtcatttaaatactgtggctacaagagcaggtacaagggttgggaattctgcagtgagtaactcacctcctgactccccaatgcctgtccaccatctacaagtcacaagtcaggagtgtgatggaatactctccacttgcctggatgggtgcagctccaacaacactcaagaagctcaacaccatccaggacaaagcagcccgcttgattggcaacccatccacaaacattcactccctccaccaccgacgcacagtggcagcagtgtgtaccatctacaagatgcactgcagcaacgcaccaaggctccttagacagcaccttaccaacctgcaacctctaccaactagaaggtcaagggcagcaggggCATGGAATAATGTTTTTTATAAGGCTTAATAAAGCGAGTCCCCTTTATTTACCATAATTTTCTGCATATAATACACACCCAAATATAATACACATTCTAATTTTCATGAACAAGAGTCAAATTTGCCTTATAGCCATGTTTCATCCACACCTCGACTTACTCAATACTGCAGTCAAAGTGGCTCTTTATTGATAAAAGTAGAAAGAAAGCCGACAAAGCGAAAGGGTCCATTCCCACTCTCATTTGCTGTGCAGCCAGCTCTCACACCATGCAAAACATACAAGTAGACCAGATGAACCAACAGCATTTACCCATCAATCAAACATAGGGAGTGACGTGCAGTTCATCTCTTTCAAAAATTAAGTTTATAAATGTCAAAAATTAATGAAAACAAGAGATGATTCTCATTTATGCCTTAGAAACAGGAAGAATTTAAAAGATCTGCCATTGAAATGCAACATTTCTAGTAAATATGCAATTATCATTCACAACACACCTGGAAAAGCTATTCTTGGTTGGCGACAGAAAACCCATTCTGATTTCTTACCATGTGTAATATGAACAGTAACTGACAGATACATCTTTAGAggaaaagggcaattagggatggttgggcaataaatgctggcctagccagcgatgcccacatccgatgaaagaattttttaaaacatGCATTATATTCAGAACATTACGGTAGTCAAAGATCGAAAGCAACCAGAAAATAAGCAGTTCACATTCACAACTCTCCTAACTCTCCATCCATACGAAGACAAAGAACGGTGGcgtattggtattgtcactggactagcaacccagagacccagggtatttctctggggacatgggttcgaatcccaccacagcagaaggtggaatttgaatttaattaataaatctggaattaaaactagtctaatgatgaccatgaaaccattgtcgatagttgtaaaaacccatctggttcactaatgtcctttagggaaggaaatctgctgtccttacccggtccggcctacatgtgactccagacccacagcaatgtggttaactcttaaatccctctgaaatggcctagcaagccactcagttatacctaaccgctacaaagtcaataaaaaggaatgaaaccggacggaccacccagcatcgacctaagcatttgcaacaaacttcagccagaaatgccaagttgatgatccatctcggcctcctcctgaagtccccagcatcacagatgccagacttcagccaattcgattcactccgcgtgatatcaagaaacgactgaaggcactggatactgcaaaagctatgggccctgacaatattccggcaatagtactgaagatccgtgctccagaacttgccgcgaccctagccaagttgttccagcacagctacaacactggcatctacccggcaatgtggaaaattgcccaggtatgtcctgtacacaaaaagcaggaaaagaccaacccggccaattaccgccccatcagcctactctctaacatcagtaaagtgatggaagatgtcattaacagtgccatcaagcaacacttgcttagccataacctgctcagtgacactcagtttgggttctgccagggccactcagctcatgacctcattacagccttggtttaaacatggacaaaagagctgaactcaagaggtgaggtgggagtgactgcccttgacatcaaggcagcattagaccgagtaaggcatcaaggagccttcgcaaaactgaggtcaatgggaatccgggggaaaaccttctgctggctggagtcatacctagcacaaaggaagatggttgtggttgctggaggtcaatcatctgagctccatgacatcactgcaggagttcctcagggtagtgtcctcggcccaaccatcttcaactgcttcatcaatgaccttccttcaatcataagggcagaagtggggatgttcgctgatgattgcacaatgttcagcagcattcgtgactcctcagatactgaagcagtcagtgtagaaatgcagcaagacctggacaatatccaggcttgggctgagaagtgacaagtaacattcgtgccacacaagtgccaggcaatgagcatctccaacaagagagaatctaaccatctccccttgacattcaacggcattaccattgctgaatcccccactatctgaccttgacagaaatctttgcatcctcattggctacaggtgaggtcccagaggactggagaatagccaatgttgttccattgtttaagaagtgtagcaaggataatccaggaaattataggccggtgagccttacatcagtggtagggaaattattagagaggattcttcgggacaggatttactcccatttggaaacaaatggacttattagcgagaggcagcatggttttgtgaaggggaggtcgtgtctcactaatttgattgagttttttgaggaagtgacgaagatgattgatgaaggaagggcagtggatgttatctatatggacttcagtaaagcctttgacaaggtccctcatggaagacttatacaaaaggtgaagtcacatgggatcagaggtgagctggcaagatggatacagaactggctcggtcatagaagacagagggtagcagtggaagggtgcttttctgaatggagggatgtgactagtggtgttccgcagggatcagtgctgggacctttgctgtttgtagtatatataaatgatttggaggaaaatgtagctggtctgattagtaagtttgcggacgacacaaaggttggtggagttgcgaacagtgatgaggattgtcagaggatacagcaggatatagatcggttggagacttgggcggagaaatggcagatggagtttaatccggacaaatgtgaggtaatgcattttggaaggtctaatgcaggtgggaagtatacagtaaatggcagaacccttaggagtattgacaggcagagagatatgggcgtacaggtccacaggtcactgaaagtggcaacgcaggtggataaggtagtcaagaaggcatacggcatgcttgccttcattggtcggggcatagagtataaaaattggcaagtcatgctgcagctggacagaactttagttaggccacacttagaatattgcgtgcaattctggtcaccacactaccagaaggacgtggaggctttggagagggtacagaagaggtttaccaggatgttgcctggtctggagggcattagctatgaggagaggttggataaacttggattgttttcactggaacgacggaggtggaggggcgacatgatagaggtttacaaagttatgagtggcatggacagggtggatagtcagaagctttttcccagggtggaagagtcagttactaggggacataggtttaaggtgagaggggcaaagtttagaggggatgtgcgaggcaagttctttacacagagggtggtgagtgcctggaacttgatgccggggaagatggtggaagcagatacaatagagacgtttaagaggcatcttgacaaatacataaataggatgggaaacggactccggaagtgcagaaggttttagtttaggcaggcatcatgatcggcgcaggcttggagggccgaatggcctgttcctgtgctgtactgttctttgttcttgttctttgttctatcaacatcctaggggttaccattgaccagaaactgaactggagtagccatataaataccttggcaacaagagcaggtcagaggctaggaatcctgaggcgagtaactcacctcctgtctccccaatgcctgtccaccatctacaaagcacaagtcaggagtgtgatggaatactctccacttgcctggatgggtgcagctccaacaacactcaagaagctcgacaccatccaggacaaagcagcccgcttgattggcaccccatctacaaacattcactccctccaccaccgacgcacagtggcagcagtgtgtaccacctacaagatgcactgcagcaatgcaccaaggctccttagacagcaccttctaaacccgcgacctcgaccaactagaaggacaagggcagcagatgcatgggaacatcaccacctgcaagttccgctccaagtcccacaccatcctgacttggaactatatcgccattccttcactgtcgctgggtcaaaatcctgaactttcttcctaacagcacagtgggtgtacctaccccacatgggctgcagcggttcaagaaggcagctcaccaccaccttctcaagggaaattagggatgggcaataaatgctggcctagccagtgacgcccacatcccatgaatgaatttaaaaaaagaaactgtAGCATTGCTCACACCGAGAAGGGGTTGTTTCTATAGGTTGTACAAGTGTTCCTAAACTTTGCCCCATCATCAAACATCTCAAAcccacaccccagtgagagtcagtgtgtgcgggacccgtaccccagtgagagtcagtgtgtgtggaatccgtaccccagtgagagtcagtgtgtgtgggacccgtaccccagtgagagtcagtgtgtgtggaacccgtaccccagtgagagtcagtgtgtgtgggacccgtacctcagtgagagtcagtgtgtgtgggacccgcaccccagtgagagtcagtgtgtgtgggacccgtaccccagtgagagtcagtgtctgtggaacccgtaccccagtgagagtcagtgtgtgtggaacccgtaccccagtgagagtcagtgtgtgtggaacccgtaccccagtgagagtcagtgtctgtggaacccgtaccccagtgagagtcagtgtctgtggaacccgtaccccagtgagagtcagtgtgtgtggaacccgtaccccagtgagagtcagtgtgtgtggaacccgtaccccagtgagagtcagtgtctgtggaacccgtaccccagtgagagtcagtgtgtgtgggacccgtaccccagtgagagtcagtgtgtgtggaacccgtaccccagtgagagtcagtgtgtgtggaacccgtaccccagtgagagtcagtgtgtgtggaacccatagtccagtgagagtcagtgtgtgtggaacccgtaccccagtgagagtcagtgtgtgtgggacccgtaccccagtgagagtcagtgtgtgtggaacccatagtccagtgagagtcagtgtgtgtggaacccgtaccccagtgagagtcagtgtgtgtggaacccgtaccccagtgagagtcagtgtgtgtggaacccgcaccccagtgagagtcagtatgtgtggaacccgcaccccagtgagagtcagtgtgtgtggaacccgcaccccagtgagagtcagtgtgtgtgggacctgtaccccagtgagagtcagtgtgtgtggaacctgtaccccagtgagagtcagtgtgtgtggaacccgtaccccagtgagagtcagtgtgtgtggaacccgtaccccagtgagagtctgtgtgtgtggaacctgtaccccagtgagagtcagtaagtgtggaacccgtaccccagtgagagtcagtgtgtgtggaacccgtaccccagtgagagtcagtgtgtgtggaacccgtaccccagtgagagtcagtgtgtgtggaacccgtaccccagtgagagtcagtgtgtgtggaacctgtaccccagtgagagtcagtatgtgtggaacccgtaccccagtgagagacagtgtgtgtggaacccatagtccagtgagagtcagtgtgtgtggaacccgtaccccagtgagagtcagtgtgtgtggaacctgttaccccagtgagagtcagtgtgtgtggaacccgtaccccagtgagagtcagtgtgtgtagaatccgtacctcagtgagagtcagtgtgtgtggaacctgtaccccagtgagagtcagtgtgtgtgggacccgtaccccagtgagagtcagtgtgtgtggaacccgtaccccagtgagagtcagtgtgtgtgggacccgtaccccagtgagagtcagtgtgtgtgggacccgtaccccagtgagagtcagtgtgtgtggaacccgtaccccagtgagagtcagtgtgtgtggaacccgttaccccagtgagagtcagtgtgtgtggaacctgtaccccagtgagagtcagtgtgtgtggaacccgcaccccagtgagagtcagtgtgtgtgggacccgtaccccagtgagagtcagtgtgtgtggaacccatagtccagtgagagtcagtgtgtgtggaacccgtaccccagtgagagtcagtgtgtgtggaacctgtaccccagtgagagtcagtgtgtgtgggacccgtaccccagtgagagtcagtgtgtgtgaaacccgtaccccagtgagagtcagtgtgtgtggaacccgtaccccagtgagagtcagtgtgtgtggaacccgtaccccagtgagagtcagtgtgtgtggaacctgttaccccagtgagagccagtgtgtgtggaacccgtaccccagtgagagtcagtgtgtgtagaacccatagtccagtgagagtcagtgtgtgtggaacccgtaccccagtgagagtcagtgtgtgtggaacccgtaccccagtgagagttagtgtgtgtgtggaacccgtaccccagtgagagacagtgtgtgtggaacccgtaccccagtgagagtcagtgtgtgtgtggaacccgtaccccagtgagagacagtgtgtgtgtggaacccgtaccccagtgagagacagtgtgtgtggaacccgtaccccagtgagagttagtgtgtgtggaacccgcgccccagtgagagacagtgtgtgtggaacccgtaccccagtgagagtcagtgtgtgtgggacccgtaccccagtgagagtcagtgtgtgtgtggaacccgtaccccagtgagagacagtgtgtgtggaacccgtaccccagtgagagttagtgtgtgtggaacccgcgccccagtgagagacagtgtgtgtggaacccgtaccccagtgagagtcagtgtgtgtgggacccgtaccccagtgagagtcagtgtgtgtggaacccgtaccccagtgagagacagtgtgtgtggaacccgtaccccagtgagagtcagtgtgtgtggaacccataccccagtgagagtcagtgtgtgtgggacccgtaccccagtgagagtcagtgtgtgtgggacccgtaccccagtgagagtcagtgtgtgtggaacccgtaccccagtgagagtcagtgtgtgtgggacccgtaccccagtgagagtcagtgtgtgtggaacccgtaccccagtgagagtcagtgtgtgtggaacccgtaccccagtgagagtcagtgtgtgtggaacccgtaccccagtgagagtcagtgtgtgtggaacctgttaccccagtgagagccagtgtgtgtggaacccgtaccccagtgagagtcagtgtgtgtgggacccgtaccccagtgagagtcagtgtgtgtggaacccgtaccccagtgagagtcagtgtgtgtggaacccgtaccccagtgagagtcagtgtgtgtggaacccatagtccagtgagagtcagtgtgtgtggaacccgtaccccagtgagagtcagtgtgtgtggaacccgtaccccagtgagagtcagtgtgtgtggaacccgtaccccagtgagagtcagtgtgtgtggaacccgtaccccagtgagagacagtgtgtgtggaacccgtaccccagtgagagtcagtgtgtgtggaacccgtaccccagtgagagacagtgtgtgtggaacccgtaccccagtgagagtcagtgtgtgtggaacccataccccagtgagagtcagtgtgtgtgggacccgtaccccagtgagagtcagtgtgtgtgggacccgtaccccagtgagagtcagtgtgtgtggaacccgtaccccagtgagagtcagtgtgtgtgggacccgtaccccagtgagagtcagtgtgtgtggaacccgtaccccagtgagagtcagtgtgtgtggaacccgtaccccagtgagagtcagtgtgtgtggaacccgtaccccagtgagagtcagtgtgtgtggaacctgttaccccagtgagagccagtgtgtgtggaacccgtaccccagtgagagtcagtgtgtgtggaacctgttaccccagtgagagccagtgtgtgtggaacccgtaccccagtgagagtcagtgtgtgtggaacccgtaccccagtgagagtcagtgtgtgtggaacctgtaccccagtgagagtcagtgtgtgtggaacctgtaccccagtgagagtcagtgtgtgtggaacccatagtccagtgagagtcagtgtgtgtggaacccgtaccccagtgagagtcagtgtgtgtggaacccgttaccccagtgagagtcagtgtgtgtgtggaacccgtaccccagtgagagacagtgtgtgtggaacccgtaccccagtgagagtcagtgtgtgtggaacccgcgccccagtgagagacagtgtgtgtggaacccgtaccccagtgagagtcagtgtgtgtgggacccgtaccccagtgagagtcagtgtgtgtggaacccgtaccccagtgagagacagtgtgtgtggaacccgtaccccagtgagagtcagtgtgtgtggaacccataccccagtgagagtcagtgtgtgtgggacccgtaccccagtgagagtcagtgtgtgtgggacccgtaccccagtgagagtcagtgtgtgtggaacccgtaccccagtgagagtcagtgtgtgtgggacccgtaccccagtgagagtcagtgtgtgtgcaacccgtaccccagtgagagacagtgtgtgtggaacccgtaccccagtgagagacagtgtgtgtgggacccgtaccccagtgagagtcagtgtgtgtggaacccgtaccccagtgagagacagtgtgtgtggaacccgtaccccagtgagagtcagtgtgtgtggaacccgtaccccagtgagagtcagtgtgtgtggaacccgtaccccagtgagagacagtgtgtgtggaacccgtaccccagtgagagtcagtgtgtgtggaacctgtaccccagtgagagacagtgtgtgtggaacctgtaccctgcagtacaaaGATATATTCCTGGAATCCTGATGCCTCAGTGATTGCAGTGTTGGAAGTGCTGATATGTAGGCTAATTGTTTGTCGTCACTGATGGTGAACAGCATCTGATTGAAGACCAGTCACTGAGGACATTGACGAACTGTCAAAATTACCAACACTTGCACACTGTCTGCACACAGGTCCCAAAGATCACGAGGCTATCAACTTCTTTAATGTACCATTCCCCAAGGCTGATTTTAATTTGAATCATTATTCTATCTGACTtgatagaaagaaagacttacatttatatggcaTGTTTCACAACCCTACtgatgtatttttgaagtgtagtcactgttgtaggaaatgcagcagccaatttgcgcacagcaagatcccacaaacagcaatgtaatgagcagataatctgtttttttgtgtgttcgttaatggataaatattggacaggaccctGGGGAAAAcccccctgctcttcctcaaatagtgcttgagaatcttttacatgcacctgtgcAAAGCTTCTCCCAGCCAGTAGCAGCTGCAGTAATGGTTACACTGGGAGGGATTAGGGTTTCCACTCTCATGGTTAGAGTGTCTAAGACCCTTAATCTGATGGGTACAGAAATTATACACACATGGTGAATATATAAAGGCATGTTAAACACGTGAAGGTGTATATAAATGTGGATTTTTATAAGAGGATGTTATACACAGGGATGATATAGGGGTATATATATACGTATGGGGGTTAAGGGTAGCTTATGTAAGGGAAAATTTATACAAGGAAAGGTTTTATTTTCATCAAGGGTTATATGATTGACCTTCTGTAGCAAGGATTACCTAATGGAGAGTTACATAAAAGGGGGTTTATATAACAAGGATTATATAAATTGGAGTTATGAAGTTTATGCAGACTTTCAGATTAGTACTTTAAAAATACCaagggttgatatgtaaattggccattttaaattgcccctagtgtaggtaggtggtaggagaattgagggaaggtggggatgtggtagggaatatgggattaatgttctttggcctccttatctcgagagacaacgggtaagcgcctggaggacgtcagtgatgtgtggagcagcgcctcgagtggctataaaggccaattctagagtgacaggctcttccacaggtgctgcagaaaaatttgattgtcggggctgttacacagttggctatccccttgcacttctgtcttttttcctgccaactgctaagtctcttcgactcgccacactttagccccgcctttatggctgcccgccagctctggcgaacgctggcaactgactcccacgacttgtgatcaatggcacaggagttcatgtcgcgtttgcagacgtctttaaagcggagacatggacggccggtgggtctgataccagtggcgagctcgctgtacaatgtgtctttggggatcctgccatcttccatgcagctcacatggccaagccatctcaagcgccgctggctcagtagtgtgtataagctggggatgttggccgcctcgaggacttctgtgttggagatacggtcctgccacctgatgccaagtattctccggaggcaacggagatggaatgaattgagacgtcgctcttggctgacatacgttgtccaggcctcgctgtcgtagagcaaggtactgaggacacaggcttgatacactcggacttttgtgttccgtgtcagtgggccattttcccacactctcttggccagtctggacatagcagt encodes the following:
- the LOC137364331 gene encoding processed variable antigen-like, yielding MRENQNTGESKHWRINQNTGESQHRGNTTPGKHNTGELKHWRIKTLENQNTGESKHWRNTTPENQNTGESQHRGIKTLENHNTGETQHWRIKTLENQNTGESKHWRIKTPGKHNTGELKHWRIKTLENHNTGESQHRRIKTPENQNTRNQNTGESKHRGITTPGNQHRGITTPGNHNTGESQHREITTPGSQHRGITSPGNQNTRESKLLQPCENITVVKDRKQPENKQFTFTTLLTLHPYEDKERWRIGIVTGLATQRPR